Part of the Nocardioides perillae genome is shown below.
GAGCTCGCACGCATTGGTGTGAAAGCGGGGTTCATCGTCACGCTCCGACCGGAGGAGTGGGACCGTCGAACGCCTGCGTTCCGGGCGGTGTGCGTCAACCTCGGGGAAGTTACGATCGACCAGGTCGCGACCGTACTGAAGACATCGGACGGTCTATTCTTCCCCAGCCTGCTTGAGGCCTACTCGGCGAGCCCGGTTGAAGCCATGGCCCTCGGCGTGCCGGTGTTCGCATCCGACAGGGACTTCGTGCGGACCGTGTGCGGGGATGCGGCCGCGTATTTTGATCCACACGATGGTGAACGGGCTGCAACGGTCGTATTCAATGGCCATAACCGGCCGGGCGACTTGAGGACAAGGGTCGAGGCCGGCATGCGTCGTGTCGGGAAAGCGCCGACTGCGCGAGACCGCGCGATGGCGCTGCTGTCCACCCTCTATGGTTCCCTTCCAGTGGAGGGGACTTGATGTTCAGGCGCGCCAGGTCAAGCCCCGAGTCCCGTCTTCTCATCGTCAACAACATGCCCGCCTACTACCGAACTCCGGCATACGCGGCGATGGCAGAAGAGTTTGCCGCGCGGACAGGCGGATCGACCCTGGTTTGCTACCAGGTGCGACGCGCGGCACGGGAGCGGGCTGAGTGGTTTTACACTGCCGACGCGGAGTTCCCTTTCGACTACTACTTTGTGCAGCCGGATTTCCGATACGTAGCAGGTCGGAAGATGCCAGCTGCACCCGGAGGACGCCTCCTGCTCCGCTACCGGCCCACTCATGTGTTCACCGCAGGGTGGGACACACCGCTATCCCTCGCTGCGTCGACGTGGGCGCGATGGGCAGGGGTGCACCTGGGCGTGTGGGTGGAGTCCAGTCCACTGACGAGTAAACACGACAATTTGCTCCTCAACGCCGCACGTCGGAGGTTCTTGCGGCCCGCGACCTTCGCCGTCGTACCAACCGACGCCAGTCGTGCGCACGTCGATCGGCTCGCGGGCCGCCACGTTCGATCGCGGCTGCTCCTCAACCCGGTTGACCTCGGGCGGCTGCCAGACCAATTTTCCGAGGCGGGAGCTCGGGTGATTTTCCTGGGTGATTTGACCCGCAGGAAGGGATTCGACGTCCTGTTACAAGCGGCGACCGTCCTTCGGGTCAGGGACATTGAGGTCCACGCATGGGGCCGGGATATCGAAGGGCTGGCAGCGGTGGCCGACGACGTGACCATTCACGGCGCCGCGCCGCTGCCGGAAATTCTCCCGATGTTACGGTCGACTGACGTGCTTGTTATCCCCTCACGCGTCGATCCTGCGCCACTGACCTATTCCGAGGCGCTCGCTCTCGGGTTGCGTGTTGTCGTGTCTGAAACGATTGCCTACGCGGGCCACGCGTCGACCACCGTTGGTGCAGTCGTGTCAGATTGCTCATCGCCGGCCGCACTCATTGGTGCGATCGAGGCGGCCCTAACAAGCAGACGCCCCGACCCTGAGTCGTCGCGCGAAGTGACCCCGCGCCACTTCGGCACCACCGTGGTCGATGCTCTGCTCGGATCCACTCAGGACGCCGGTTGAGCCGCCGGTTCGCGGGAGCATCCGCCACGTTGGCCGTCAACGTTGGAAACCTCCTCCTCGGCGTCGTTACCGGGATCGTTAGCGCACGGGGGCTCGAACCCCACGACAGGGGCTTGTTCGTGGCGATCGTTCTGTGGGTTGCGACGCTTTCAACTGTGTCGTTGTTGGGGGGCCAGCAGGCGATCATCTACTTTGGTCGGCAGTCGAGTTCGGGAGTTGGACGAGCGGTGACTCTCGTCCGGTCCTCCTGGGTAGAGATAGCCCTTTGCTCGGCTGCGCTCGCGGCGATCGTCCTGTGGCTCACCTCCGCCCACTCTTCACGCGCGATCCTGACACTCCTGGCCACTGCGATTATTCCCATCAGTGCCATCGTGCAAGCCTTGCTCTCAGGCTTGCTATCGGATGCACGGCTTTCCGTATGGAACGCGGTGCGGCTTGTGCCGGCCGCCACATACGCGATGGCGAGTTTGTTGTTGTTGTCCCTAGAAGAATTCTCCATCGTCACTGGTCTCGTTGCGCTGACCGTCGGGAACGCTGCGGCCCTCGTGGCCGTTCTCGTCGTCGTCGGGCAACGTGGACCGCTGGTCCCTGATGACGCCACCCCGGTAGGCGAGATGAAAAGTTACGGGCGCCGCTCGCTCATGTCGTCCCTTCCGGCCATGCTTCGCGGCCGTACAGATCAATTGGTGCTAGCGGCTGTGGCAGCGCCGTCGGTGCTGGGGGTCTATGCCGTAGCGGCCTCGGTTGCTGCCGTCGCGGACGTGGTCTCAGTGACGGTCGGTCAGTTGGCGTTCCCGCGATTTGTTGAGGACGCTCGGCTGCGGACCAAAGCGCGACGGCTCGCAACTACTGCTATCGCGCTAACTCTTATCGCTATCATCCCGGTGGCGGCAGGAGGTGACTGGCTGATTCGACACGTGTACGGGCCAGCATACGTACCGGCGGCGGACCCCCTGTCCATCTTGTTAGTAGCTGCCGCAGTCAAAGTGGGCATCGCATTCTTGTCGGCTGAGTCGCAGGCGCTCGACAAGTTGCGTCTTCTAGGCCTGGCGCACTCGAGCACCTTGATCGCCACCGGGATGTTGGTGGCGACACTGGTGCCTGTATGGGGCATGACTGGGGCCGCGTCGGCCGTCCTCATCGGTCAGGTCGCTTGCCTTTCTGTGCTCTGGCTAGGCGTGAGGCAGGTCAGTGCGCGATGAGTCTCGAGTTGGCGCTTTGGCTTGACGTGGTCGCTGTGCTCACCTGTGGCGTAGTGCTATTTGTACACCCCGCGATGAGAGCGTCTCACCCGGCCCTTCTTTATTTGTGCGTGCACGTAGCTATCGTTTCAACCCGCGGCTGGGCCATCGCCCGCGGTGCGCCGACCTTCCTCGGACTGCCACTGGAGGAATTTCCTCCATTCATCTTGCTAGCTGACGTCTTCCTCGTGTCCGCCACCCTGGGTTGGTTAGCAGCTGGCACGTCAATGGGCGAAGGCCGGCGCTGCGCGCTCAGCGAACGCCGCCTGCACGAGCACTCGATCGAACGCGCGGCGATGATGGTGGGAGTGGTGGCACTACCAGTCGGGCTCTGGTCGTTGACGCGGGCGGCGTACGTGCCAGGAATCAGCGCGGGCGGCGTTGCTATCGAGACCAGCTATCAAACGGTAGCGATCCTGTGGCCAGCGCTCGTTCTCCTTGCTTTTATCTATTCGCGTGGGATGCGCCCATACTTGCTTATTCCGTTCATCACCTACATCCTGCTGATGGGCATTCAGGGGCACAATCGGTATCGCTTCCTGCTTCCCCTCCTAATGCTGCTGATCATCTATTTGGACCGGAAGGAGTGGCGCTGGCCACGAATGTGGATGGTTCCCGTCGCGTTGTGCGTCGTGGCCTTGTTCCTGCCGCTCAAAGAGGTGGGACGCGACATTCGAAGCGGCAACGCGACGGCATCATCGGTGCTCGACGCCATCTCGACGTCAACGCTGTCAGCTCGCGCTGGGAGGAACGCGGAGCAAGCCCTCTTGGACCAAGGCGCGATTAGCGTCATGCTCGCTGAGCACCAGGATTATCTGGGGCTGGGCCGGAGTTACGCTGCACTCGTTACTCTTCCCATCCCGCGGCCGTTGTGGCCCGACAAGCCACCTCTTGCGGGGGACTTACGCGCCATTTCGACCCCGTCGTATCCGCTGATCGAAGTGGGGGCGATCACAACGCTGGTTGGAGAGCTCTACATCGGCTTCCGATGGCCGGGCGTGGTCGTAGGCGGATTTCTATTTGGCACCATCACGGGGCGGTTTCATCGGCGCGCGTACTCCAGGGAGCGACTCAGCGGACTTCGATTCTTCCACGTCCTGATTTTCGCAGTCCTGTTGCAAGTGGCTCGCGACGGCCTGCCGTCTCTGCTCCTCTTTACCGTTGTGAACGCCTCACCGTGGGTAGCAATAGCACTACTAGCCGGTGCGATCAATCGCCGCCGTGCCGCCCTTCAGGTCAGTCAGAGGAACCCGTGAGAATTCTTTTTGTCGTCCCGCTCTACCCATCAACGCCTCAAGACTTCGATGGAGTGGCTCAGTACCATCGAGCTGAAGCATTGGCAGCGCTAGGCCATACGGTGCACGTGCTTGTTGTAAAGGCGTGGCGCCCGGGGCGCAGCCGGCTCTGGTCGCCGCCAATCGCCGCGGGTGTGAGTACAGAGCTCGTTCAGCACCCGAGTGTTCCGCGCCTCCGTTTTGCGGAGTTGTCCCTTGCCATGCTGAGCCTGTTCGTCGCTGTGCGTTACCGCCAGGTGGTGCAACGGCAGGCGTACGACGTGGTGCACGTGCACACTGAACGGATGGCGCTCGCCGTTGGCCTGCACCAGCGACCTCTGAAACTACCGACTCTGGTCTCGCTTCATGCAGCCGACTCGACGCCCCAGATAGTGCGCGTTCACTGCAAGAGAAGGCGCCTCGCTCGCGCGTTGGGAAACGCCGACCACGTGGTCTTGGTAGGTGATGTGCTTAAGCGTTACTTCGGCCCATGTCTGAATCCGGCGAGCACCACGACTCTGCATAATGGTTTCAAACTCGAGAAGGACAGCGGTCCCGATCCGACCAGGTGGCAGGGCGCCATGCGGCTCGTCAGTGTATCGAGGCTTTTCGAAGGAAAGGGCCTGCACCTTGTCCTGCAAGCTTTGGCGCAATTGAGGCCGGGGCTCGACTGGACCTACGAAGTCATCGGCAGCGGCCCAGAGGAGTCCCGACTTCAGACCCTCGCGGCCCAGCTCGGTGTTGCTGACCGAGTGACGTTCCTCGGTCCACTACCGCATGAGGTTGTCATGAAGCGTCTGGCGTCTGCCGAGGTCTTCGTCCTCCCTTCGTTCTACGAAGCCTTCGGCGTTGCGCACCTGGAGGCGATGGCCGCTGGTTGCCTGACCATCGGGGTGGACGGGCAGGGCCCGTCGGAGTTCATTGAGTCAGGGAGGACGGGGTACTTGGTGCCACCACGAGACGTCGACTCCATTGTGGAGGTCCTCCGCGCCGTGATCGCTGATCCCGACAGCTCGCGCCTTATTGCCGAGGCCGGTCAGCGAACGGCGCGGTCGGAGAAGACGTGGGACGCTCACGCCCGTGCTCTGGAGACGATTTACGCAGGGCTGATCAACTGAGACACAATGACAGCGGCTTGATGGCCGCGCGTCCACGGCATGGGGATGCCCGCACGTCGGCGACGCCGCGGTCGTGGGTAATGCGCTCCGTAATGCGGCTGAGATGGAAGGATGGAGTCATGTACCAGTTCGGGGTCGTCGGACTCGGCTATGTTGGCCTCCCACTCGCTCACGCGGCCGTAGAGGCAGGGTTGCGCGGCGTAGGGGTGGACGCGTCTTCGGCCGTCGTCGATGGCCTACGCTCCGGCCGATCCCATGTCGATGACCTCGATGACGCGCAGGTCGCGGGGATGTTGGGTCGGGGCTTCGTCGCGACCGTCGACCCCTCGCCGCTGGCGTCGTGCGAAGTGATCGTCATCTGCGTCCCCACGCCCTTGAGCGACGAGGGCGGACCAGACCTCACCGCGGTGCGCGCTGCGGCTGAGATGGTGCGTGATAACTTGCGAACTGGGGCCTTGGTGATCCTCGAATCCACCACCTGGCCGGGCACTACGGAGGAGTTGCTGCAGCCGATCCTCGAATCGCGAGGCGCTCAGGCAGGCGTGGACTTCCACCTGGCTTACTCACCCGAACGAATCGACCCGGGCAATCCCACGTTCAACGTGAGGAACACTCCCAAGGTGGTTGGTGGAGTCACTTCGCAGTGTCGGGAGAAGGCAACAGCCTTCTACGCGCAGTTTGTCGACACTATTGTTCCAGCGGCCGGGACGCGCGAAGCCGAGATGGCGAAATTGCTCGAAAATACCTACCGACAGGTGAACATTGCGCTTGTCAACGAGATGGCCAAGTTCTCGCGCGAACTCGGGATCGACATCTGGAACGTCATTTCCTGCGCCGCGACTAAGCCGTTCGGATATCAAGCATTTCATCCAGGGCCGGGCGTAGGGGGGCACTGCATCCCCATCGACCCGTCCTACTTATCCCACCGTGTGCAGGCGGAACTTGGTTATCCGTTTCGGTTTGTCGAGCTCGCTCAGGAAGTGAACCGGTCGATGCCCCGCTACGTGCGAGACCGTGCCCAAGCACTTCTCAACGACCGCGGTTTGCCTATCAGGGGGTCTAAGATTCTGATCCTGGGGGTGACGTACAAGGCCGGAATTTCCGATCAACGCGAGTCGCCGGCGATTCCGCTAGCACGGCAATTGCTCTCCCTTGGTGCCGAACTGCAGTTCTATGATCCGTTCGTCCAGGAATGGAAAGCTCCAGGAGTGACTCTCGCACGTGTGCTTGACGTTGAACTAGCTCTGCGGGAATGCGATCTTGCCATCGTTATGCAACCGCACCAAAGTTACGGGCCCGATGTCTTGAATCGTTCGAGGGCGTTTGTTCTGGACGCCCGAGGGTCCTCACAGGGAGATCGAATTGAAAAGTTATAGGGCCTTGCGAGACCGCCTGTCTAGCGCAAGCGGGGTGGTTGGTCACCATTTGCGGATCAGGGGTGCGTTGAATGCCCTCAAAACAGCGCCCGACCCGACAGATACCGCCGTTATCGCACGATTGACGCGCGCCTGGAGCGGCGGTGGCTACGAAGCGGATCCTCATTACCTCGCGGAAGTTGCTTCGGCTGCGGGTGCCGGGCGTCTGCAGATTCTTGAGTGTGGCACGGGGCTGACGACGCTGCTTCTCGCAGCCGTCACCGACCGGCCAGTGATCTCGCTCGAGCAACATAGGCCGTCCTCCGTGAAGGTGCGGCGCTGTCTGGATTACATCGGGGCCGATCACGTTCGCGTCGTGGATGTGGGCATGGCGGATCGCGGCCCGTGGAGTTGGTACGACTGGGCTCCGACACCGGATGCCCGTTTCGACCTTGTGTTGTGCGACGGCCCTCCCGGAACGACGCCTGGCGGACGGTATGGGCTACTTCCCGCCTTGATCGGACATCTTGCGCCGGGAGCGGTGATCCTCGTTGACGATGCACAAAGGACGTCTGAAACGGAGACCATTGCGAGGTGGGTCGATGAATTCGGCGTCACTCTCGATGAGGTGAGCGGGACCGACCGCAGGATGGCCCGGTTGCGAGTGCCTAACGTGATGAAAACACAGTCTCCAGAGGGTTAGTCGGCAACGGCCTGATTTCGCCAGAGTTCCCATCGAGCGCCTTAGGGATGGACGGATCAAGAGCTTTTTATGAAGGACCGTTCCGTCGCTAGCAATGCAAGATTGACGTCATGTCGGAACTCGGGCCAGGTTGGCGGGGTGTGCATCTCGGCACCTTCGCGGAGGTGCGTCAGCAGTGAACGGTCAAGGAGCAACGCATCGATCAGATCAACGATCGCGTCCGATGTGCCGGGATGGACGAGCCACGAGTTTCGCCCGTGCTGGGCGACGTCTGGGGCCCCAGAGTTGGCGGTTGCCACTATCGGGACACCATGTGCGAGGGCCTCAGAATAGACGAGGCCGAACCCTTCGATTATAGACGGCATTACGAATAAATCGGTGGTTGCGTAGTACCCACGGAGATCCTCTGCGCTCGCATTATTTATTATTCGAACGTTCTCGGGTAGTGGCGCTAACCAGGTCGGCACAGCACTCCGGGTCACCATGGTCAAGACGACCTCCTTGCTGGAGAATTCCCGCATGGCCTTGACGAGCCAATGAGGGCCCTTTCTGTAGGCCAGCTGGCCAACCCAAAGCAATTGCAGGGGCCGGTTCGTGGCGCTTCTCGCGGGCGTGCCCGCACCGCGATACGTGTTTGCCCGGTCCGCGCCGTAGGGAGCTACGTGCACGCGGCCAGAGGGCACCCCGGAGGCACTTAGTCCCTTCGCAACGAAAGAAGATGCGCATATGATGGAATGAGCCGCTTCTAGATTGCCACGCTCGCGTTGTACGTCAGTTTCGTCCAACAATTCCTCGGGCTCAAGTCCAACTTCGAGCCCGGACAGTTCCCGGTCGTGAGCGAGCTCATCGCGGATCTGGGAAGCAAGCGGGTGGACTTGAAACAGCACCCTAGGGCCCTGGACGTTCTCCACGTCAGCGGCGAGAAATCCTTGCCAATAGTAACTGTAAACTAAGGCAGCGTCCGTCACTGCACGCGCACCCGCGCGCCCTAGTCTCGGGTCCACGTCTTCTACGCGGGACCACGGTCGGCCCAGCGGCAAGGCATCAATAAATGTGCTACGGACGAGATTGCTCGGAAGCAGCACTGAATGGCGACGCTGGAAGTAGGTTTTCGTCTTGGTCGCGCCGATTCTATCCATGGACCGCAGCAAAATGTCAGGTGAATAGAAGTCGGTAACTAGGCGTTGCAGTCGGCGCGACTCATGGAGGGCGATTGCCACCTCATAGTGATCCCGAGATCCCCTGAAGATGCACACGTATTTATGAGGGTGGTTCACGCGTGCCTCCTTTGCCGTGCGCGTCTCGTCATTTGCCGCTCATTCGGTGGCGGCCGGGGCGCGACCGCTCTCGATCGAGGTCAACTGCCGGAGTTGATCATCCCCGCACCGACGGTGACCCCGGTGGCCTCGTCGATCAGGATGAAGGATCCGGTCGTCCGGTTCTTCGAGTAGGGGTCGCACAGCAGCGGCACGGTGGTGCGCAGCTGGACGCGGCCGATTTCGTTGAGTCCGAGCTCTTTCGTGTCCTGGTCGCGATGCAGGCTGTTGACGTCGAGGCGATACTGCACGTCCTTGACCATGGCGCGGCCGGTGCGCGTGGTGTGCTTGATCGCGAGCTTCTGGCGTGGCCGCAGCGGCTCGTTGGTCATCCAGCAAATCATCGCGTCGATGTCCTGGGAGGGCTTCGGCGCATTGTTGACGCGCGCGATCATGTCGCCGCGGCTGACGTCGACGTCGTCCTCAAGGCGCACGGTCACCGACATCGGCGGGTAGGCCTCGCTGATCTCCCGGTCGAACAAGTCGATGCCTGCGATCTTCGAGGTCATGCCGGAAGGGAGCACGACGACGTCGTCGCCGGGCTTCAGTACGCCGCCGGCGACCTGCCCGCCGTACCCGCGGTAGTCGTGATGCGCGTCGGACTTGGGGCGCACGACGTACTGCACGGGGAAGCGGACGTCGACGAGGTCGCGGTCGGATGCGACGTGCACGTGCTCGAGGTGGTGCATGAGCGTGGGACCGGAGTACCACGGCATGTGCTCGGACCGGGTCACCACGTTGTCGCCCTGCAATGCAGAGATCGGGATGATCTCGAGGTCGGGAATCGACAGCTTCGTCGCGAAGGAGGTGAACTCCTGGTGGATGCGCTCGAAGACCTCTTGGGAGAAGTCGACGAGGTCCATCTTGTTAACTGCAAGTACCAGGTGCGGCACCCGCAGCAGCGAGAGGATCACCGCGTGGCGGCGCGACTGCTCGGTCAGACCCTGACGGGCGTCGACCAGCACGAGGCCGAGGTCGGCAGTGGAGGCGCCGGTGACCATGTTGCGCGTGTACTGCACGTGGCCCGGGGTGTCGGCGATGATGAACTTGCGGTTGGGCGTCGCGAAGTAGCGGTAGGCCACGTCGATGGTGATGCCCTGCTCGCGCTCCGAGCGCAGACCGTCGGTCAGCAGCGCGAGGTCGGTGTAGTCGTATCCCTTGGACTGGCTCGTTGCCTCGACGGCCTCGAGCTGGTCTTCGAAGATCGCCTTCGAGTCGAGCAACAGGCGCCCGATCAGGGTCGACTTGCCGTCGTCGACGGAGCCGGCTGTCGCGAAGCGAAGGAGGTCCATGCGCTGGGTGACGGTCTCGACGACATCGGCGCCGCTCTCGGTGCTGGTGTCAGTGGTGTGCTCGGTGGCCATCAGAAGTAGCCCTCCTTCTTCCGGTCCTCCATGGCGGCCTCGGAGAACTTGTCGTCTCCGCGGGTGGCGCCGCGCTCGGTGACGCGGGCGACGGCGATCTCCTCGATGATCTCCTCGACCGTGCTGGCTCCCGACTCCACGCAGCCGGTCAGGGTGATGTCACCGCACGTGCGGAAGCGCACGGTGCGCTCCTCGGCGGTCTCGCCCTGCTTCATCGGGTTCAGCGGGGTCTCGGTCATCAACATGCCGCCGCGCTCGAAGACCCGGCGCTGGTGGGCGAAGTAGATGGAGGGGATCTCGATGCCCTCACGGGCGATGTAGGACCAGACGTCGAGCTCGGTCCAGTTCGAGATCGGGAAGATGCGCATGTGCTCACCCTCGTGAAGCCGGCCGTTGTAGAGGCTCCACAGCTCGGGACGCTGATTCTTGGGGTCCCACTGGCCGAACTCGTCGCGGTGGGAGTAGACGCGCTCCTTGGCGCGGGCCTTCTCCTCGTCGCGGCGACCGCCACCGAAGGCGGCGGTGAAGCCGTTCTCCTCGATGGCGTTGAGCAGGGTCCCGATCTGCAGGCGGTTGCGCGAGGTCTTGCCGTCGTCGACCACGACGCCCTGAGCGATCGCGTCGTCGATGCTGGCCACCACGAGCTGCACGCCGAGCCGCTCGACCCAACGGTCGCGCGTCTCCATGACCTCGGGGAAGTCGAGACCCGTGTCGACCTGCATGATCGGGAAGGGGATCTTCGCCGGGTAGAAGGCCTTCTCCGCCAGACGCAGCATCACAATGGAGTCCTTGCCGCCGGAGAACATCAGCACCGGCTTCTCGAACTCCGCCGCGACCTCGCGGAAGATGTGGATCGACTCCGCTTCCAGCTGGTCGAGCTGACTCAGCCGGTAGTCGGCGTGCGTCTCAGTCATGGGTGAACGTGGACCTTCCGTCGGGGCACAGCAGCCAGCATCGTAGCCATCAAAGACCCCGGCCCCTGACATCGCGTCGTCGGCGGACCCACGCCGACCGCGCGAGCGTGACCAGCACCCCGCCGAGGAGACCCCCCGTTGTGTTGGCGACCACGTCGACGTGGGTCGCGGACCTAGCCGGCAGCACGAGCGCCTGGACGGCTTCGACCGAGAGGGAGGCGACGAAGGCCCAGGCCGTCCAGTGGCGCCACCCCCAACGGCCAGCACGACGGAGCCGGGCGGCGGCTGCGAGCACCGGCAGCGGCGTCACCACCAAGACGTTGGCCACCAGCTCGGCCCGGGCGGGCGTCGTCAGCCCCTCGGGGACGCCGACCGACCGCAGGGCCTCGCTGAACCACTGCACCGAGGCCGTCGCGAGCTGGGGGGTGGGGGCCAACAGGGCAACGGCGACCACGGCGCCGTACACGGCGAGGCCGGCGACGGCCCAGCGGCGACCACCGGCAGCGCCAGGCGGTCTGTGGGCGCCGCCGCCCCCTGGGTCAGCCGTGTGAGGGACCGCTCGGCCCCCCTGCCCGGTCGCGCCTGACGGGGCGCGGGTCGTAGCGCGGGCCCTCGAGCTCGTGGACGTAGGGCGCGCCGAACATCGGCAGCCCCTGGTCCTTGCGCAGCAGGCCCCACACCAGCGGGACGAGGACGAGCATCGCCAGGCCGACGCCGGCCACGATGAGCGCGTAGAGGGTGTCGCGGTCGGGCCCGAACGGCTGCCAGCCAGCCTTGAAGAGCAGCGCCACCCCCGACATCGTCAGCACGATCACGATGCCGCGCCGGATGATCGACTGCGGGACTCGCGGGGCGATCCGGCTGCCTAGCAGCGTGCCGGGCACTGAGCCGATCAGCAGCGGGATCAGCAGGCCCCAGTCGAGACCGTGCAGGGCGATGTTGGAGATCGCGGCGGCGAGCACGAGCGGCACGGCCTGCACGAGGTCGGTGCCGACGAGCTTCACCGCCGAGAGGCCGGGATAGAGCATGAGCAGCGCAATCATGATGACCGAGCCGGAGCCGACGCTGGTGATGCCGACCAGCAGCCCGCCGAGCGCACCGACGAGGAGCGTCGGGACGGGGCGGACCGCCGGGTCGGCGTCGGGCTCGGGGCCGCCGCTGCGCACGCGACGCAGGTTGATGTAGAGCCGGAGCGCATAGGTGGCTGCCGCGAAGAGCAGTGCGATGCCGATCGCGACCTTGAGGACGTCGTCGATGCTCTCGGGGTCGGTGAACACCTTG
Proteins encoded:
- a CDS encoding glycosyltransferase family 4 protein, with protein sequence MPAYYRTPAYAAMAEEFAARTGGSTLVCYQVRRAARERAEWFYTADAEFPFDYYFVQPDFRYVAGRKMPAAPGGRLLLRYRPTHVFTAGWDTPLSLAASTWARWAGVHLGVWVESSPLTSKHDNLLLNAARRRFLRPATFAVVPTDASRAHVDRLAGRHVRSRLLLNPVDLGRLPDQFSEAGARVIFLGDLTRRKGFDVLLQAATVLRVRDIEVHAWGRDIEGLAAVADDVTIHGAAPLPEILPMLRSTDVLVIPSRVDPAPLTYSEALALGLRVVVSETIAYAGHASTTVGAVVSDCSSPAALIGAIEAALTSRRPDPESSREVTPRHFGTTVVDALLGSTQDAG
- a CDS encoding lipopolysaccharide biosynthesis protein, translated to MSRRFAGASATLAVNVGNLLLGVVTGIVSARGLEPHDRGLFVAIVLWVATLSTVSLLGGQQAIIYFGRQSSSGVGRAVTLVRSSWVEIALCSAALAAIVLWLTSAHSSRAILTLLATAIIPISAIVQALLSGLLSDARLSVWNAVRLVPAATYAMASLLLLSLEEFSIVTGLVALTVGNAAALVAVLVVVGQRGPLVPDDATPVGEMKSYGRRSLMSSLPAMLRGRTDQLVLAAVAAPSVLGVYAVAASVAAVADVVSVTVGQLAFPRFVEDARLRTKARRLATTAIALTLIAIIPVAAGGDWLIRHVYGPAYVPAADPLSILLVAAAVKVGIAFLSAESQALDKLRLLGLAHSSTLIATGMLVATLVPVWGMTGAASAVLIGQVACLSVLWLGVRQVSAR
- a CDS encoding O-antigen polymerase, producing MSATLGWLAAGTSMGEGRRCALSERRLHEHSIERAAMMVGVVALPVGLWSLTRAAYVPGISAGGVAIETSYQTVAILWPALVLLAFIYSRGMRPYLLIPFITYILLMGIQGHNRYRFLLPLLMLLIIYLDRKEWRWPRMWMVPVALCVVALFLPLKEVGRDIRSGNATASSVLDAISTSTLSARAGRNAEQALLDQGAISVMLAEHQDYLGLGRSYAALVTLPIPRPLWPDKPPLAGDLRAISTPSYPLIEVGAITTLVGELYIGFRWPGVVVGGFLFGTITGRFHRRAYSRERLSGLRFFHVLIFAVLLQVARDGLPSLLLFTVVNASPWVAIALLAGAINRRRAALQVSQRNP
- a CDS encoding glycosyltransferase family 4 protein, with the translated sequence MAQYHRAEALAALGHTVHVLVVKAWRPGRSRLWSPPIAAGVSTELVQHPSVPRLRFAELSLAMLSLFVAVRYRQVVQRQAYDVVHVHTERMALAVGLHQRPLKLPTLVSLHAADSTPQIVRVHCKRRRLARALGNADHVVLVGDVLKRYFGPCLNPASTTTLHNGFKLEKDSGPDPTRWQGAMRLVSVSRLFEGKGLHLVLQALAQLRPGLDWTYEVIGSGPEESRLQTLAAQLGVADRVTFLGPLPHEVVMKRLASAEVFVLPSFYEAFGVAHLEAMAAGCLTIGVDGQGPSEFIESGRTGYLVPPRDVDSIVEVLRAVIADPDSSRLIAEAGQRTARSEKTWDAHARALETIYAGLIN
- a CDS encoding nucleotide sugar dehydrogenase; protein product: MYQFGVVGLGYVGLPLAHAAVEAGLRGVGVDASSAVVDGLRSGRSHVDDLDDAQVAGMLGRGFVATVDPSPLASCEVIVICVPTPLSDEGGPDLTAVRAAAEMVRDNLRTGALVILESTTWPGTTEELLQPILESRGAQAGVDFHLAYSPERIDPGNPTFNVRNTPKVVGGVTSQCREKATAFYAQFVDTIVPAAGTREAEMAKLLENTYRQVNIALVNEMAKFSRELGIDIWNVISCAATKPFGYQAFHPGPGVGGHCIPIDPSYLSHRVQAELGYPFRFVELAQEVNRSMPRYVRDRAQALLNDRGLPIRGSKILILGVTYKAGISDQRESPAIPLARQLLSLGAELQFYDPFVQEWKAPGVTLARVLDVELALRECDLAIVMQPHQSYGPDVLNRSRAFVLDARGSSQGDRIEKL
- a CDS encoding glycosyltransferase, which produces MENVQGPRVLFQVHPLASQIRDELAHDRELSGLEVGLEPEELLDETDVQRERGNLEAAHSIICASSFVAKGLSASGVPSGRVHVAPYGADRANTYRGAGTPARSATNRPLQLLWVGQLAYRKGPHWLVKAMREFSSKEVVLTMVTRSAVPTWLAPLPENVRIINNASAEDLRGYYATTDLFVMPSIIEGFGLVYSEALAHGVPIVATANSGAPDVAQHGRNSWLVHPGTSDAIVDLIDALLLDRSLLTHLREGAEMHTPPTWPEFRHDVNLALLATERSFIKSS
- the cysN gene encoding sulfate adenylyltransferase subunit CysN, encoding MATEHTTDTSTESGADVVETVTQRMDLLRFATAGSVDDGKSTLIGRLLLDSKAIFEDQLEAVEATSQSKGYDYTDLALLTDGLRSEREQGITIDVAYRYFATPNRKFIIADTPGHVQYTRNMVTGASTADLGLVLVDARQGLTEQSRRHAVILSLLRVPHLVLAVNKMDLVDFSQEVFERIHQEFTSFATKLSIPDLEIIPISALQGDNVVTRSEHMPWYSGPTLMHHLEHVHVASDRDLVDVRFPVQYVVRPKSDAHHDYRGYGGQVAGGVLKPGDDVVVLPSGMTSKIAGIDLFDREISEAYPPMSVTVRLEDDVDVSRGDMIARVNNAPKPSQDIDAMICWMTNEPLRPRQKLAIKHTTRTGRAMVKDVQYRLDVNSLHRDQDTKELGLNEIGRVQLRTTVPLLCDPYSKNRTTGSFILIDEATGVTVGAGMINSGS
- the cysD gene encoding sulfate adenylyltransferase subunit CysD, with protein sequence MTETHADYRLSQLDQLEAESIHIFREVAAEFEKPVLMFSGGKDSIVMLRLAEKAFYPAKIPFPIMQVDTGLDFPEVMETRDRWVERLGVQLVVASIDDAIAQGVVVDDGKTSRNRLQIGTLLNAIEENGFTAAFGGGRRDEEKARAKERVYSHRDEFGQWDPKNQRPELWSLYNGRLHEGEHMRIFPISNWTELDVWSYIAREGIEIPSIYFAHQRRVFERGGMLMTETPLNPMKQGETAEERTVRFRTCGDITLTGCVESGASTVEEIIEEIAVARVTERGATRGDDKFSEAAMEDRKKEGYF
- a CDS encoding VanZ family protein produces the protein MAPTPQLATASVQWFSEALRSVGVPEGLTTPARAELVANVLVVTPLPVLAAAARLRRAGRWGWRHWTAWAFVASLSVEAVQALVLPARSATHVDVVANTTGGLLGGVLVTLARSAWVRRRRDVRGRGL